The following DNA comes from Octopus sinensis linkage group LG5, ASM634580v1, whole genome shotgun sequence.
AAGTTTCGAAGCCGGTAAAAGGTGTGAGACGGGCGTGTGATCCCTTCTGTGGATGGACCTGTAACCACAATTAGATGAAGACAGGGGCACAAAAGCAGATGCTGGAGAAGTGGTGGTCGATGCTGTCTCAGTATTATTTAATCTCATTGTATTAAGCAGATGGTCGGGGACATCGCTGGAAACCTGACAGGGCAACAAGCTGATGTTTAAACCTCCCTGAGGAATTTTGGCACCATTTCCGACAAGGCTGTTGCTCTGGTTGACATTCTTGCTGACATTCAATCCGAGTTCGGTTGTATTAGAAGCTTGCTCAGACTGGTCAAAGGAGATGAGAGGAATTGTTGGTCCTGGGTTAACAATTTCTGATTTGTTTGGACTTGAAATGAGTTTTGGGAGCTTTGGGGTCGTGTCTGAAGAAATACTATTGTCATTGTTgctaatactactattattattattattattggtggtggtggtcttgtttGAGTTGGAACAAGGAATCAAAGTCGGCACCTCGGATATGGCGTCGTTGCAGAGATTCTGTCTGACAGCCGCTGTGTTACGTGCCACGCCCGAGGAAACCTTCCTAGAAATATCAGTCACTCCATCGATATCAACAGCTGAACCCGAACAGATGTTTATTTTTTCGTTCTCGACAGttgcaacattattattattattattattataacaaggtGTAACGTTACTAGCCATAGAGCAAACGGTTGTAACAATACTACTACTCTGTCCTATGTCTATAGCTGTAGAACAGCTGCGACTAATATGACAATTGTTATCTAAATTCTGTGAGTTCCAATGGATTATAGTGTTAAATTGGCGATCTGTCGAAGAATCTATGTCTTTGggttcttttttcattattttacaagGTGTTAAGCCATCATTAACAGTTGCAGAATTAACCATAGCCCGTCCGTAGTTAATATTGGTCTCTTGATTCTCAATCAGTTTCTCTTCTCTTGAACTGCGATCATTTTCCGAAATATCCAACGGACATATCGAATTTTGTATGTTTGGAATT
Coding sequences within:
- the LOC115212256 gene encoding myb-like protein A isoform X3 — translated: MEKYLEITNNAEIPNIQNSICPLDISENDRSSREEKLIENQETNINYGRAMVNSATVNDGLTPCKIMKKEPKDIDSSTDRQFNTIIHWNSQNLDNNCHISRSCSTAIDIGQSSSIVTTVCSMASNVTPCYNNNNNNNNNNNNSSISNNDNSISSDTTPKLPKLISSPNKSEIVNPGPTIPLISFDQSEQASNTTELGLNVSKNVNQSNSLVGNGAKIPQGGLNISLLPCQVSSDVPDHLLNTMRLNNTETASTTTSPASAFVPLSSSNCGYRSIHRRDHTPVSHLLPASKLDSLQKENSPLGILNGMQGIVAPVDHHASSQETFSSIYGQQSDNNIILVTQSPHHLEPLKVSQTGNQIVHTPISKASHVIYCHNVLNNGLPLQLKTPTNSLNLNSSGEENNSPPENLSNSVTSFKSPNNTEDNMVSYSKTDQTNAKEDDPSRHQHNLNERKRRARITIACDLMRRLVPGLSDKTDKATVFEYAARYIYFLQSHVGTDYDRNFLVKYSPY
- the LOC115212256 gene encoding myb-like protein A isoform X2: MEKYLEITNNAEIPNIQNSICPLDISENDRSSREEKLIENQETNINYGRAMVNSATVNDGLTPCKIMKKEPKDIDSSTDRQFNTIIHWNSQNLDNNCHISRSCSTAIDIGQSSSIVTTVCSMASNVTPCYNNNNNNNNNNNNNSSISNNDNSISSDTTPKLPKLISSPNKSEIVNPGPTIPLISFDQSEQASNTTELGLNVSKNVNQSNSLVGNGAKIPQGGLNISLLPCQVSSDVPDHLLNTMRLNNTETASTTTSPASAFVPLSSSNCGYRSIHRRDHTPVSHLLPASKLDSLQKENSPLGILNGMQGIVAPVDHHASSQETFSSIYGQQSDNNIILVTQSPHHLEPLKVSQTGNQIVHTPISKASHVIYCHNVLNNGLPLQLKTPTNSLNLNSSGEENNSPPENLSNSVTSFKSPNNTEDNMVSYSKTDQTNAKEDDPSRHQHNLNERKRRARITIACDLMRRLVPGLSDKTDKATVFEYAARYIYFLQSHVGTDYDRNFLVKYSPY
- the LOC115212256 gene encoding M-phase inducer phosphatase-like isoform X4; this encodes MEKYLEITNNAEIPNIQNSICPLDISENDRSSREEKLIENQETNINYGRAMVNSATVNDGLTPCKIMKKEPKDIDSSTDRQFNTIIHWNSQNLDNNCHISRSCSTAIDIGQSSSIVTTVCSMASNVTPCYNNNNNNNNNNNSSISNNDNSISSDTTPKLPKLISSPNKSEIVNPGPTIPLISFDQSEQASNTTELGLNVSKNVNQSNSLVGNGAKIPQGGLNISLLPCQVSSDVPDHLLNTMRLNNTETASTTTSPASAFVPLSSSNCGYRSIHRRDHTPVSHLLPASKLDSLQKENSPLGILNGMQGIVAPVDHHASSQETFSSIYGQQSDNNIILVTQSPHHLEPLKVSQTGNQIVHTPISKASHVIYCHNVLNNGLPLQLKTPTNSLNLNSSGEENNSPPENLSNSVTSFKSPNNTEDNMVSYSKTDQTNAKEDDPSRHQHNLNERKRRARITIACDLMRRLVPGLSDKTDKATVFEYAARYIYFLQSHVGTDYDRNFLVKYSPY
- the LOC115212256 gene encoding putative mediator of RNA polymerase II transcription subunit 26 isoform X1, whose protein sequence is MEKYLEITNNAEIPNIQNSICPLDISENDRSSREEKLIENQETNINYGRAMVNSATVNDGLTPCKIMKKEPKDIDSSTDRQFNTIIHWNSQNLDNNCHISRSCSTAIDIGQSSSIVTTVCSMASNVTPCYNNNNNNNVATVENEKINICSGSAVDIDGVTDISRKVSSGVARNTAAVRQNLCNDAISEVPTLIPCSNSNKTTTTNNNNNNSSISNNDNSISSDTTPKLPKLISSPNKSEIVNPGPTIPLISFDQSEQASNTTELGLNVSKNVNQSNSLVGNGAKIPQGGLNISLLPCQVSSDVPDHLLNTMRLNNTETASTTTSPASAFVPLSSSNCGYRSIHRRDHTPVSHLLPASKLDSLQKENSPLGILNGMQGIVAPVDHHASSQETFSSIYGQQSDNNIILVTQSPHHLEPLKVSQTGNQIVHTPISKASHVIYCHNVLNNGLPLQLKTPTNSLNLNSSGEENNSPPENLSNSVTSFKSPNNTEDNMVSYSKTDQTNAKEDDPSRHQHNLNERKRRARITIACDLMRRLVPGLSDKTDKATVFEYAARYIYFLQSHVGTDYDRNFLVKYSPY